A region from the Achromobacter seleniivolatilans genome encodes:
- a CDS encoding sigma-70 family RNA polymerase sigma factor, giving the protein MDVVQTLYAGHHGWLRNWLNKRLGNTADAADLAQDTFTRILEARRRSGALELKLLEPRAYLTTVAKHVLCNFHRRQSLERAWQEALALMPEATTPSPEQRLLILETLNQIDAMLDGLPAKARTAFLMAQLDGLTYRQIAEAMGITDRTVRRYMAQAFEQCLLLAA; this is encoded by the coding sequence ATGGATGTCGTCCAGACACTCTATGCAGGCCATCATGGATGGCTGCGAAACTGGCTGAACAAACGCTTGGGCAATACGGCCGATGCCGCCGACCTGGCCCAGGACACGTTCACGCGCATTCTTGAAGCTCGCCGCAGGTCTGGCGCGCTGGAACTCAAGCTGCTGGAACCCCGCGCCTATCTGACCACCGTGGCCAAGCACGTCTTGTGCAACTTCCACCGCCGCCAATCACTGGAGCGCGCCTGGCAGGAAGCCCTGGCGCTGATGCCCGAAGCCACCACGCCATCTCCCGAACAACGGCTGCTGATCCTGGAAACCCTGAATCAGATCGACGCCATGCTGGACGGGTTGCCCGCGAAGGCGCGCACAGCCTTCCTGATGGCTCAACTGGATGGACTGACCTATCGGCAAATTGCGGAAGCCATGGGCATTACAGACCGCACCGTGCGACGCTATATGGCGCAGGCGTTTGAACAATGCCTGTTGTTGGCAGCGTGA
- a CDS encoding FecR domain-containing protein encodes MPVVGSVMARAQEAPLDRSTLREAAQWLMRLHAAAEPAPEAFRQWEQWRALHPDNERAWQRAQQFNTQFGTELGALPPGLAHSTLNRKMPRRKALAAIGGLAVGLPAAWTAWRMAPIAAWAAEYRTATGGRRDIRLADGSTVQMNTSSALDVAFDATVRRIILRSGEILVRTAGDTAHPAVARPFLVSTDAGVIRTLDARFTVRQTDGDCRVSVLDGSVDVTPAGNPGQRLRVGAGLCVRFTRASAGPVQPVLGGTGEWARGVLVADNMRLADFLDELARYRPGIVRCDPAVADLRLSGGFQLQDTDRVLSLLPATLPVQVVTRTRYWVMVQPRTGTV; translated from the coding sequence ATGCCTGTTGTTGGCAGCGTGATGGCTCGCGCTCAGGAAGCCCCGCTGGACCGCTCCACGCTGCGCGAGGCGGCGCAATGGCTGATGCGGCTGCATGCGGCGGCCGAACCTGCGCCCGAAGCCTTTCGGCAGTGGGAACAGTGGCGAGCCCTGCACCCGGACAACGAACGCGCCTGGCAGCGTGCGCAGCAGTTCAACACGCAATTTGGCACAGAGCTTGGCGCCTTGCCGCCCGGTCTTGCACACTCCACCCTGAACCGCAAAATGCCCCGGCGCAAGGCGCTGGCCGCCATCGGCGGCTTGGCCGTGGGCCTGCCAGCCGCCTGGACCGCGTGGCGGATGGCGCCCATCGCTGCCTGGGCCGCCGAATACCGCACAGCGACGGGCGGCCGCCGCGACATCCGCCTGGCCGACGGCAGCACCGTGCAAATGAACACGTCCAGCGCGCTGGATGTGGCCTTTGACGCCACCGTGCGCCGTATCATCCTGCGGTCTGGCGAAATCCTGGTTCGCACGGCTGGCGATACCGCCCATCCGGCCGTGGCGCGCCCCTTCCTGGTGTCCACCGACGCAGGCGTCATCCGCACGCTGGACGCGCGCTTTACCGTGCGGCAAACAGACGGCGATTGCCGCGTGTCCGTCCTGGACGGCTCGGTTGACGTCACGCCGGCTGGCAACCCAGGCCAGCGCTTGCGCGTCGGGGCGGGCCTGTGCGTGCGCTTTACCCGCGCTAGCGCCGGTCCCGTGCAGCCTGTGCTTGGCGGTACAGGCGAATGGGCTCGCGGCGTACTGGTGGCCGACAACATGCGCTTGGCGGATTTCCTGGACGAATTGGCCCGTTATCGTCCCGGCATCGTGCGTTGCGACCCAGCAGTGGCGGATCTGCGCCTGTCCGGCGGCTTCCAGTTGCAGGACACTGACCGGGTGCTGTCCCTGCTGCCCGCCACCCTGCCCGTGCAGGTTGTGACCCGCACCCGATATTGGGTCATGGTCCAGCCGCGCACCGGCACGGTCTGA